In the genome of Neovison vison isolate M4711 chromosome 4, ASM_NN_V1, whole genome shotgun sequence, the window CCTAAAGAACAGTTGTCGAAGTTTAGGTCACCCAGAAGCACGCTGAAGGCCACGGCATCGCCCCCCGGGCGGCTCTGGGCTTCAAACTGTTGGATCCAGTCCAGCAGAAGCGTCAGCTGTTTGCAGCGCAAGGGCGCGTcccctgcgggggtgggggaggaaggcgGAGTCTGGATGCACACCCCACCCCGGCCTCCGCCCGGCCCCGACCTGCGAGCCCACCAGGGCGCTCCACCACCCGGCTCGCGGTGCTTCGGGCCGTGGACAAACGGTGGGGGGAGCGGAGACAAAGACGAGGGCTGGGACCCGCCGCCGCCAGGATGAGAGAGGGGAGACCGCCGGCCCACGTGCTGACCCGTCCGCGGGGCTCACCACTCGGCGCATGCAAGTGCGTGCAGTGCAGGAAGCCCACGATGCGGCGCCCGTCCAGGATGCCCACCTGCGCCTGCAACACCGTGGACCGCCCAGCAACGTCGCCTGTTCGACCCCACGCCCAGCCCTCTCCCCGCGGCCGGTGGGCTTATACCTGTGCGGAAAGCAGTCCTTTGGAGGCCAGCGCGTCTTCGCGCCGTGCGTGGGGGAAGCATCGGAAGGCGGCGCGCAGCAGCGGATAACGCGAGGCCAGCAGCAGCCCGCTGCCGAGCAGCTTGAGGTGCGGTCCGGGCTGCAGGCCGAAGGAGCCCACGTCGTACAGCACCGGGCCCAGATAGGGCGCTAGGCGGCCGACGAGGCGGTGCGCCGCGCGCAGGTCGAACACCTCCTGCAGGCACACGAAGTCCAGCCCCGCCGGCACCGCGGCTATCAGCGACCCACCGGGCGTCCCCGGCCCTGGCGGACTGCAGCCCGTAGTCCCATAGCGCGAGGGCCGCAGGCCGGCGAGGAGCACGGCGCCCATTGCCTCGGCGCGCCGCTGGCTGTGCCGCAAGTTGTTGAAGCGCGCTAGGCCGTCGGGCAGCAGGCACAGGTTCGCGCTGAGGAAGCCGAAGCAGCGCGCGGGCTCAGCGGAGGGGCGCCAGGGCGCCGGGGGCGCCCAGCACTCGGGAGGGGGCCGGTAGCAGAAGGGGCGGCGCCAAGCCTGCAGGGGCAGCCAGAGCAGCAGGCCGGGCAGGGCGAGGGGCAGGCCggccaggagcagcagcagcagcgcccCCACGGCGCCCGCGGCCGCTCTCAGCGCGCGGCGGCGGTTCGCGCGCGCCAGCGGCGCCCCGCAGCCCAGCAGCTGGTCCAGCGCCCAGTAAGCCGGAAAGAGCAGGGCTCGGGCCAGGCGGTGCAGGGCGTGCAGTGCAGGGTGCGGGAAGGGAGAGGGCCGCAGGGTGCCGGACGTCGGGGGCCAGTCGGGAGGGGACTGCATGGCGAGGGGATTTCTTGGCCTCGGGACGACCCCGCGACTCCGTCCCCTCCAGCGTGCGAATCGATTCGTTGGTGCGTCCGCGGGAGCTGCAGGGGAGTCGCGGGTCAAGGCTACGTGGCGCAGCCTCTGCGCGGAGCCGGGAAGGTGCTGTGCTCCCGGGCGGTGCGCGCGCGGGCGGAAACCGGAGCGCCCGGGAAGCCGCGCGCTCCTCTCCCGCGCGGAGTGTCGGCGACGGTTGGAGAGAACAAAAGGGAAAGCGAAAGAGACCCCGGTTTCGCAGCCACGCCTCCGATCCTGCCCGTCCGGCCCCGCCCTCCCCTGAAGGCCGCCGGGAGAACCCCCAGCACTGCCGCTCGGGAACCGGGGCTGGGGAGCAGCCTGCACCCAGCGGAGAGCGGTCCTCGCCGGCGCAGGCGGGCTGGCGAAGGGAGCGCGGAGCGTGCTGCGTTcgactccctcccttctcccggcAAGTCCGCGCGGAATTGCAAGGGCGCTCCGGCCGCCGGGACTGCTGGGTCCGCCCGTCTGCCTCTGTTGCAACGTCCATTCGCCGAGTTCAAAGACCCACCCCCAGAGGGGGGACGAACTCCTAGGCTCCCGCTGAGCGTCCCAAGAGCTTCCCCCAGAGGCCTGTCGCCCGTGGTGACGGCTCTGTGACCCCACCCCAAGGAGCTTCCGATCTCGGGGTAAGGGACCGTTGGTTGGGCTTTGTGCGGCTGCTTCCCCCCGGGGCACGTGAGCCACAGGAAAAACAGCTCCCATCCGGAGAGCCCTCTCGCACCTGCTCGGTTGGCTCCCGGGACCTGCTGCCTCGCGCTCCTTCAGCGGCTGCCTGGGCCCCACTTTCTGATCTGAGCTGTGAACCCCACCCCTCATCTCCCCGGTTTGCTCCCAAATTGCCCTGTAGTTTGAGTCAGGGCTGCCATTAAGCCTACAGGCGGCGAGGTGCAGggcttcctgcctcccccactcccagtTCTCCAGGAAAACCTGATTCCCTTTAGAAACCAAAATCTGGTGCTGGCTGTGTTCCCTGTTACTGGTGTGTCGCGATGCTGGGCCTTCTCCGCAGACAGAGCGAGATTTCTATCTACAGATCTCCACATCCCTATATGCAGAGTCCTTCCCTGCCTGTCCTGGGGGTCTGGCTGGATTCTCTGAAGTAGCAggcctgggagtggggagggcagagaggcagggggctcctgggtgcacTCCATGACCCTCTCCTTCCTGCATTCCTCGCTGGGGGCTGATAGGAGTCCCTTGGCCCCTTGGAGTCCTCTGGCGGGCACACACGCATGCCGCAGGAGCCACCTCTGCCGGGGTCCGCATTCCCACCGCTTCAGCCCACCCTCGTCCTCCCTTCACAGCCCAGGCCCTCCCCTTCCTCAGGCCGGTCCTCTTCTGTTCCTCTTCTGGGCCAGAGGCTGCTCTGCaggctgccccccccccgccccaccttcacccccccgccccgccctgctgCCCTTTCctcatctcacacacacaccctggcaAGGACCAGCAGCCTGCCTGCACTGCTTGGTCTGCAGCGCTGCCCACAGGCCCTTCCCCATCTGTCCACAGCTGTCCTGTCTTACAGCACCCCTGCCCCCCTTTCCCATTCTGCCCATGCTCCACCCTGCAGCCCTCTGCACGCTGCCCTCTCCtgctcagccccacccccacGAGCCCTGTGGAGCCAGCCTCCTCTCCCTGGGCCCACGGCGCCTGCGGAACTGGCCACATCTCCCTGGGCTGACCCGGGGCTCGGGTTTGGGCTACTTTCTCCTGGTTCCCTCCCCGCCATCTAACACCCTCTTGCCCTCAAGGAAGGTCCAAAGCTCTCCCCGccgcctctcccactcccctcctccaGCCTAGTGCAGAGGGAAGGATTCCCACACCCACGTCCTGTCTCCTCCCcgcttctgcctttgactctgcACCAGGCTTCAGTACCCCCGCTCAGCACAGTGCTACTGGCCCAGCGCTTCCTGCTCTTCCCCTCCAAGTCTCCCCCCACCTGCCAGGTGAGGGAAGCCTTGGGACCTTTGAACACGCCCTCCCTTAGTCTAACAGCTGCCACCAAGAGCCCCCGGGGTGGGCATGGAGCCCCAGAGCAGGCAGGATTGAAGGGGTGCCAGGGAGTGAGGTGCTGGCCAGCCACCCCCGAGGAGCGGCAGCCCCCGAGTTCTAGCGTCCGTGGGAAGCTTTAATGGCTTTGCACGAGGGTGCGGGGCGTGGTGAACCGGGCGGGCGCGGGCCCGTGTCACCAGATGAACATGGGCTTGCCGTCGTCGTGGGCCAGCTGGCTGAGGCAGGACAGCAGCAGCAGCGCGTCGCTGAGCATGCTGGGGTGCACGGTCTCCACCAGCACGCGCTGCAGGAAGTCCATGCTGTAGGAGCCGCCCTCCGAGGCCGCCAGCTCCGGCCTCTCGCGCAGGATGCCGTAGGCGTTCACCAGCTGCTCCGTCAGCGCCGGGTGCACCCGCCCGTTGTAGCCCAGGCTCTGGAGCCGGTTCATGATGCTCACGTACCGCTGTGTGAGGGTCTGGCACAGCTCCTCATCCAGCTTGTGGTCGCTGGGGTTCAAGGAGGCCTGAGGGGACAGCGGCCATCAGGTCCCTCTGCCCCGCGCAGGCACAGGGCAGGAGAAGGGCAGATGTGGCTGTGGGTGCGGGggctgctgggggaagggggcctGGAGGTCCCGGGGAGAGGCTCTGGGGGGTCTAGGCTTAGGGGGACCCCAGGGGTTGAGCTGCAGGGGAGAGTTCCCCAGACTCCATCCCCGtggcctgctccccccaccagcACGGATGGAGCTGAGGCGATGAGCGGCCCACAGAGAGCTCGGATGGGAGCCTGAAGGTGTAGGAAAGAGGAGGGGTCCCGGCTGGCCCACGCCCCTGGGGGCCTTTCCCAGGCACCCCGCTGGCTCCCTGCCCTGAGACCTCCCCAGCCTCTCCAGGTCCCTTCTCTGTCGCCCCGCGCTgcctccccagcacccagcacccgtACCCCTCCTTCAGTGAGGCCCATGCCCTCATGCTGAACTGACCGCCCCAGACCCTGAGCCAAGCACCCTCCGTCTCAGCCCCAGGGGGCCTGCTGCCCCTCTGCGACCCCTCCTGGGCACTGGCAGCAAGGAGGGGCTCCACCCACTTCTTCAGTGCCTGTGCCCCCCAACCAGGCCGTGACTGCGTCCCGTCCCGCAGCAGCTCACCAGGAAGCGGGGAGTCAGCGCCTCCTCTCCACTCCCGCCATGGCCTCTTGGGCACGTGATGTGCACACTGACTCGGGGCCCCTGCTCGGGaggacccacacccagccagtgCTCTGCTGTGGCCATCTTGAAGTTCTTTATAAGTTTTGAACAAGGAGCCCTGTTTTCATTTGCACCGAGTCTTGCAAATGATGTAGCTATCACAGGCGTGGCCGTGCCCACACCCCTGGAATGACAGGTCTGAAGTAGCTGGAGGGGGTCTCTCCCTGCCTGAGCCCCCCTGCACTGGCCGCTGCCCCACCTGCTCATCCCCTTCCCGCCTTTCCCTGGATGCACACCAGGCTGGGTCCTGAGCGCGAGCTGGGTCCTCACCCCCTCCAGGAAaatcctctgccctcccctctggtCATGTGAACAGAGCACTCGGACCGGGGCTGGGCTCAGCTAAAGCAACTCCTGACCTCTCGCAGACGCACCCAGAGCCCCGTGCTCAGGACTTTGGGTGCACACTTAGCAGCAGAACTAGCCTGTCTCCTCGACTCGAGGCTCCTCTTGGCTGCTAAGCCTTGCCCCTCCCTTTGCCTGTTCCTGTGCCCCGTGTCGGTGACGGCAAGAGCTCGGCCAAACTGAGTGAGCACGTGAATCTTCATGCTGAATGCCCcagagcggggcggggggcgcaCAGCTTTAAGCCTCGGCCCCCTGGGGATGTCAGGACCCATCCTCTACTCACCCTGGGGCTGCGGCTGAGTGCTCACTGGTGCTGCACTGGGGGCTTGGAGATCCAGACCGGAGCTGGAGTCTGCAGGGGGCCCACCGCACCCACCCCGCCAGAGCGCGGGACAGAGGAGAGGAGTACGGGCAGACAAGGCCAGAGCTGCCCCAAGGAGGTGGCCCCTTGACCGTGGGGGGACAGGAAAGAGGAGTGAGTGAGAAGCGCAGGAAGCCAGGGAGCCGTGCGCATGGGTCCCTGACACACGTTCCGGgcacggagaagcaggcagggctAAGCAGAGTGTGGCTGAAGGCTCTGTCCTAATGGGTCAGAGACTTCTGGTCCATTGGCATCGTGGTTCTAAAAGATCATGCTGACTGTATAAGGAGATGGACAGAAGCGCAAGAGAGGGTGAGGGTTCTGTCCATCCATCCCACAGATATTCTCAGCCGTCCCCTGTGTGGGGCACTGTCGCTGGTGATGGGATTCCCGTCCAAGCAAAGCCCTCTGGGTTCATAGTGATGAAAAGACAGAGCAGGAAGAGGCTGCCAcggggagcctggggagggaaGTTCTGCAGCGGAGGGGATGGCAGGGCTGGTGCCTGGAGGATGAGGACAACAGGAGCAAAGGAACCTCCGGGACAAGGAACAGTGTGCACAGCATGGAAGGTGCCAGGAAGCGGGGCACAACTTTTAGTTGAGCACGGAGCAAGGGGCCCACGCGGGAGAGCCGGTTTCAGTGGCTGCTTCTGTCACCGTACTGGAGCCTCCGTTTCCCTGCTAGGACATGAGGGAAACCAGACTGCCTGGCAGCTATTTTGAAGATGAAAGGAAATGTCTCTAGGGGTGATGAGCACAGCATCTGGGCTGCTCTGCCCCACTGCAAGGGGCCCCCAGTTCCGCAGGACACATCAGTGGGCTCTCACGTTGAGCAGAATTGTGTTTCAAAGGAATAGAGGAGAGAGAGGCTCTCCCAGGATGTAGGAGCCAGAGTACAGGTGGGgagtgcgggggagggggggacacaCAGCAAGGCCAACCCAGTCCCTCGCTCTCACACCCTTACAGCGTGAATCACCCCCCAACCTCTAGCATAAATGTCTTTTGTTACTTATCCAAGGCCTCCCAGGCGCGGGTGAGCTCCCCGAGGGCAGAGACTGTCTGCTTGGCATGAACTTGGCAGGCGCTGAATGCCCCATAGTGGGAGTGACTagatggagggggaagggcagctgTGGGGCAGGAAGGTGGCCGCCCGTTGGCCCGGGGGTAGGTAAGTGTAGGTGCAGATGTGTCCATGGGAAACATCCTTAGAGGAAGAtcagtgggggaacctggtgTTGGATCAGCTGTGGAGGAGGGAACAGGTGTGACCAAACACGCACGCACCTCGCACCTCGGAGGGACGGAGCCCCGGGGCGCACCACCCAGTCCTCCATTCCGACACTGGCCACGTGCTCAGGGACAGGGAGGTGGCAGCCAGT includes:
- the LOC122904234 gene encoding sphingomyelin phosphodiesterase 5-like isoform X2, producing MQSPPDWPPTSGTLRPSPFPHPALHALHRLARALLFPAYWALDQLLGCGAPLARANRRRALRAAAGAVGALLLLLLAGLPLALPGLLLWLPLQAWRRPFCYRPPPECWAPPAPWRPSAEPARCFGFLSANLCLLPDGLARFNNLRHSQRRAEAMGAVLLAGLRPSRYGTTGCSPPGPGTPGGSLIAAVPAGLDFVCLQEVFDLRAAHRLVGRLAPYLGPVLYDVGSFGLQPGPHLKLLGSGLLLASRYPLLRAAFRCFPHARREDALASKGLLSAQAQVGILDGRRIVGFLHCTHLHAPSGDAPLRCKQLTLLLDWIQQFEAQSRPGGDAVAFSVLLGDLNFDNCSLDHAKEQEHELFSHFRDPCRLGTRREQPWALGTMLNTSTLRHSVACSSEMLRRALEQEEGRHRYLAGPPGEGPRTKPWRGRRVDYVMYRGVAGGPLSPEVEHVTFSTALAGLTDHLAVGLRLRVSVPS
- the LOC122904234 gene encoding sphingomyelin phosphodiesterase 5-like isoform X1; this translates as MQSPPDWPPTSGTLRPSPFPHPALHALHRLARALLFPAYWALDQLLGCGAPLARANRRRALRAAAGAVGALLLLLLAGLPLALPGLLLWLPLQAWRRPFCYRPPPECWAPPAPWRPSAEPARCFGFLSANLCLLPDGLARFNNLRHSQRRAEAMGAVLLAGLRPSRYGTTGCSPPGPGTPGGSLIAAVPAGLDFVCLQEVFDLRAAHRLVGRLAPYLGPVLYDVGSFGLQPGPHLKLLGSGLLLASRYPLLRAAFRCFPHARREDALASKGLLSAQAQVGILDGRRIVGFLHCTHLHAPSGDAPLRCKQLTLLLDWIQQFEAQSRPGGDAVAFSVLLGDLNFDNCSLGEGEAAGGGISAWPRPPSAGLSPADHAKEQEHELFSHFRDPCRLGTRREQPWALGTMLNTSTLRHSVACSSEMLRRALEQEEGRHRYLAGPPGEGPRTKPWRGRRVDYVMYRGVAGGPLSPVSGRIQGAGPAGAGATPQPDSCPQEVEHVTFSTALAGLTDHLAVGLRLRVSVPS